Proteins co-encoded in one Corylus avellana chromosome ca9, CavTom2PMs-1.0 genomic window:
- the LOC132162438 gene encoding zinc finger protein 10-like encodes MEEAAEYRMWAKRKHGLNPLYNNNSWEEQAFAEDAAGGALGGCVWPPRSYSCSFCRREFRSAQALGGHMNVHRRDRARLKQSPPSFNETLHHNHQNHHHNPIQNNNSFTSSLGIHQYPSQVCTLVYNPNPNSPDHHHHHPGIVACPSSSSSRVSAPPNIIRLHSSSIVQEHQKSSPNISPPPLWSNLVADKYFCNISDLKTEEEKNSRILESGCRAKGDYVTPDLSVSLNLVVCRSHHNVSGGKEESTGSCKRRRSDASPLPFFPKPRSVDDHSQHDLQSKVLEISPNSIEDLDLELRLGDRPQERYKC; translated from the coding sequence ATGGAAGAAGCTGCAGAGTATCGAATGTGGGCGAAGAGGAAGCATGGTTTGAACCCTTTATACAATAATAATTCATGGGAAGAACAAGCTTTCGCGGAAGATGCAGCGGGTGGTGCTCTAGGAGGGTGCGTATGGCCTCCACGTTCATATTCTTGCAGCTTTTGCAGAAGGGAATTCAGGTCAGCACAAGCTTTAGGGGGTCATATGAATGTCCACAGGAGAGATAGAGCTAGGCTAAAGCAGTCTCCACCTTCCTTCAATGAAACCCTCCATCATAACCATCAAAATCATCATCACAACCCCATCCAGAATAATAATTCCTTTACATCTTCTTTGGGTATTCATCAGTACCCATCTCAGGTTTGTACTTTGGTTtataaccctaaccctaattctcctgatcatcatcatcatcatcctggTATTGTGGCATGtccatcctcatcatcatctaGGGTTTCGGCTCCACCAAATATTATCCgtcttcattcttcttctatTGTCCAAGAACACCAAAAGAGCTCCCCTAATATTTCTCCCCCTCCATTGTGGTCAAATTTGGTTGCGGACAAATACTTTTGCAATATTTCCGATCTGAAAACCGAGGAAGAGAAAAATTCAAGAATTCTAGAATCAGGGTGTAGGGCTAAGGGGGATTATGTGACACCTGATTTGTCTGTGAGCTTGAATTTAGTTGTCTGTCGAAGTCATCATAATGTTTCAGGTGGTAAGGAGGAGAGTACTGGCAGTTGCAAGAGAAGGAGAAGTGATGCATCACCGTTACCTTTCTTCCCAAAGCCAAGATCAGTTGATGATCATAGCCAACATGACCTCCAATCAAAGGTACTTGAAATAAGCCCCAACTCTATAGAGGACTTAGATCTTGAGCTCAGGCTTGGCGATCGACCTCAGGAAAGGTACAAGTGTTGA